ttttttgtaTTTCTCGGTACATTTGGAATGTAAATGTACCAAAATGGTTATCTGATAGAGACATTTGATTTTGTGGtacatttgggattttttgttcatttggtcTTTTGGTACATTTAGAATCTAAACGTACCAAAATGGTTACCTGACAATGGGCACATTTGGATTTATGGTACCTTTGAAATTTTGGTACATTTTGTTTCTCTTTATATTTGAAATCTAAACGTACCAAAAGGGTTACATAATAATGGGTACATTTGAAATCTAAACGTACCAACAGTTGATACTTTTGTTTTCAAATGTACCATaagttttaagtatatttttatatatctttacgtgaaaaaaaatatgtattgaAGACTTTTATTGAgacatttttaatagaaagataattttttttaaatactgaTAATAAGGAAATGaggaattagttaattaattttttattttattttattaaaaaattatcgTTTAATGCGTAGAAGGGGATTGACGAAATTAAATTCCTATATTATAGGCAATTAGTTGCTAAGCTACCTTAAGTTTCtatataaatgcatttaaattaaTGATatggaaattaaataaatagaaaattattTAAGTGACAATTGATCAAAGCACCTTAATCAAATCTTTAAAATGAATGAATGTTTAATCTAACAACTATAGAAAAGATGTAGGGCATtctaattttccctttttttttaacatgtaATGTCATGCATGCACTTACAAATTCATTACAATGTCATATATTCGTTAAACAACCAGTTAATTAACCGTTAAATGAAAATGTGTCAATTATGAGTCTAACATTTTTACTGATGTGATGTTAAATTTGTGTCGCGTGAACAAACTTTATATTAAATctaagagaactttaacgaaaagctgttgttactgttcatttaatgaaaaaccatatttttatattaaaaaatcaatcttggtaATATTcactttacattttttttttattctgatcgttaaaactcaaaatgtttaaatttttttctttagttttctttaaatCTAATGGTTGTGTGTTTCGTTTttatctcttcttcttttcccttcGTTCAATGCGATCAAATCTAATCTCTAGAGAGTATAAAGAGGTGTGGGAGGTGGAAGCaatgatattcaaagtttgCATGAGGTTGGATTATATCGCCCtgcaatttctgggaaaaagaACAAGCCACGTGTCATCCTTTAAATCCAACGTGTAAACCAGTAAACccagaaaatataaaacagtAGAAAAAAGAGCAGTAATTGCACATGGTGCGGCCTACAAAACCCAACAATGTGTCCAGATCAGAAGGGGGTGAGAACACCAATCAAGACAAAAGTTGTTTGACTTTTATGAAATCAAAGCAGCGGTCGTCGATCAAAACGCATTCAAGCACTGGACTAAACGACAAACCCCATCGACCCCTCGTCCGACAGTGTGCCTAAGAACGCCCAAATTCCGACACGTGGAATGGATTAGCCTCCGTGTCTGTAATTAGAATCTTGAACAAGTCATGGCCTACTCAGATTAATCCCATACTTTCCACTAATTAAACTCGATTAAACATCTATTTTATTTAAAACCTGTTATTGGAactcaagatattatttacaGGAAGAGGTGAGAGAGTGGGTGAGCTTCACAATAAACGAGCCATTATATGATTCATATTCGTATTTAGTATCTCTCACTTAGAAATAGAGAGAAGTAAAATTATACCGTAATAACGTCATTTTTTATATAAAGTTCGAAGTATAAAAAAGTTTTGAAAGTGGCAAtaacaatttttatttatttatcactttttcagtttctctctctctctcctgaaAAGTCGGTGAGAAAAGCAGCAGATAAAAAACtttgccttctctctctcccctctcaaTCTCGTTGTGTTCTTTAGCGGTCTTATAAAAACCCTGCAACTTTGTTCTGGTTCTGGTTCTGGTTTCTATTAAGCTGAAATCTCAATAGGGTTTTTTCAAACGGTAGTCAGTCAGCTGAGAAACCAGCTGAAAATTTTGGGTTTGGTCAATTTTTGAGACCTGGATCGAATTTTGACTCTagtaaaatttggggttttttttcttcttcgtcCACAGAAATCTCTGAGCTGAGTGagaaacttttattttacagtCTGGGGTTTCTAAATGATTGTGTTTTCTGGGGTAATGTAAGCTTTGGTCAGAGATCCATCACGACAGAGCTGGTAGGTGGGCATAGAAAAACAAGAGGGGACCCTGACTGGtagatgagagagagatgaaatcAAAGCCCTAgaaaatgaataatttgtatctAAAAACAGTTCCTTAGAGTTCCTACCCAAGTGGTAGATTTTTGCTTTTTGTCCTGTAGAttgaagtttaaaaaaaaaaaaaagaagagagagagagagagagagagaaatcaaaATCTCAGCTCTGATGCCGACCGACCTAGATAATTCCCCTACAGCTTCAGGCGAAGCTAGCGTTTCCTCCTCCGGCAACCAAACCGCTCCGCCCAAACCCGCcaccaagaaaaaaagaaacttgCCAGGAATGCCAGGTAGCTCAAAAAACAAATTaccatttttttcttcagatttttCTTAAACTTTGTTCGGATTACTGATTGGATTTCTGGGTTAatttgacttttgggttttgttgcaGATCCAGATGCAGAAGTGATTGCTCTGTCGCCGAAGACCCTTTTGGCGACGAACCGATTCGTCTGTGAAATTTGCAGCAAAGGGTTTCAGAGGGATCAGAATCTGCAGCTTCATCGGCGCGGCCATAATCTGCCGTGGAAGCTGCGGCAGAGGTCGAGCAAAGAGGTGAAGAAGCGAGTCTACGTCTGCCCGGAGGCCTCCTGTGTTCACCACGATCCGTCTAGAGCTTTGGGTGATCTTACTGGGATCAAAAAGCACTTTTGTAGAAAGCACGGGGAGAAGAAGTGGAAATGCGATAAGTGCTCAAAGAAGTATGCGGTTCAGTCGGATTGGAAGGCTCATTCCAAGATTTGTGGCACCCGAGAGTACAAATGTGATTGTGGGACTTTGTTCTCAAGGTTTGCTAATTAATAGAGTTTCGATTTTGTCTTAGGATTTTATGTCTTTTTAGACTACATTGTTGGGTTTTTGGATTTGTTGGTGAAGTCTTTTTTGTGTTTGAAGGAGGGACAGCTTCATAACTCACAGGGCTTTTTGCGATGCTTTGGCTGAGGAGAGCGCCAGAGTCCCCACCACCACCAGCGCCACGGCTGCCGCCACCACAGCCGTCGCCACAGCAGTGAATTTGAATTCAGAGTCAGACCCAAGAGCTCAATCTGTTAATTCACCTCCACAACCACTGCCGTCACCGCCTCCGCCGGCCGCAGCTCCACCCCAGCCTACAACTTCATCAGTTCCATCCCAGTCAGCTGGTGTGCTATCTTCATCCCCGCCTACACAAAGTCCAGGTAACACATGTCCCaaattggaaaattttcaaTCTTTTCAGTTGGGTTTTGTCGGATGTGTTTTTAGCCtgaaaacaaacaacaaaatctATGTTGTTTTTAATTGTCGTTGTTTTATTATGTTGTGTGTCTCTTGCTATGGATCTTGGAGTTTAGTATTTTTTGTCTGTTATGCAATTTGTTTTCAGCTGGGATTGTAATCGATCACTGTATTGGTAAATTGATCAAAGATTTGAGGGgatttaacaaattaattaaaaattaagctTCCTGGAGATTTTGTATTAAACTttagtgattcaaaagccaaaaagGGAAGAGTAAGTGGGTTTAAAGAAAGGACGCCATTATTGAtcctcctttttcttcaaaagttctttcaTATAGAAAGGTATTAACTTTCTATGCCTgcatttttaacttttaaatgACCCCTTTAATTTACATCCTTTTCTCCTTCTGTTGATGTAGTGAGAGAGTTGCCAGAAAATCCCACGCAAGTTGTAGAAGCAGTGCCGGCTGTGGCGGGTAGAAAGGGGAATTGTAGCAGCAGCACAAGCAGCAATGGCAGTACAAGCAGTGGTGTGTTTGCAAGTTTATTTGCTTCCTCAACAACTTCGTCGAGCTTGCAACCTCCTCAACAGCCTGCATTTACTGACTTAATTCGAGCCATGGGGCATCCAGATCAATCAACCAACCTAGCTCCATCTTCTTCAATGGAGCCCATTTCTCTTGGCCTCTCAACCAGCCATGGATCCTCAATTTTCGAGTCTGCAGGGCAGGAGCGTAGGCAATATGCTCCTCCACCACAACCGGCTATGTCTGCGACAGCACTGCTTCAGAAAGCTGCTCAAATGGGCGCAGCAGCAACCAATGCATCATTGCTTCGTGGGTTTGGCATTATGTCATCCTCAACGTCTTCCACGCAACAAGAGAGTATGCAGTGGAATCAAAGGCCGGCAGAACCAGATAATGTCTCAGTTGCTGCAGGGCTTGGACTTGGTCTTCCTTGTGACGGAGGTTCGGGATGGAAGGAACTAATGATGGGAAGTCCTCCAATGTTCGGTCCAAAGCAAACCACACTCGATCTTTTGGGATTGGGAATGGCCGCTGGTAATAACCCCAGTAGTGGCCTATCAGCCCTAATCACATCAATTGGTGGCGGTCTAGATGTAGCTGCTGCAGCTGCATCCTATGGAGGTGGAGAATATAGCGGTAAGGACTTGGCAAGAAGCTCATGAAACTGGACAACTAAAGAAGTCGTTTTCTTTCATTTGACTTGAGGAAGGGGTAGACAAGATGCAGGTTGATCTCGTAAATGGAAAAATCGATGATGTTGAAGAATGAAGCAAGAAATACATAACTAAATAAAAGATTAGCCTTCATAGGCATGGAGGTCAGCATTCCTTTTTAATGTTCTCCTGCCTCGGTGACTAGGGCGAAAACGACCTTGTCTTGCCGGTGTAGACTTTGTCGCAACCTAAGTCCGAAGATTGTTCAGGTTTCGTCCGGCTTCTGTTTAAATTGGGGGTTTTAGCATAGGCTTCTATGTATGTACGTCACTTTCTGTAAGCTTCAGGTGGATTTGGTGAATGAATATGCGTACCTACTACTGCATACGTTCTGTAATTTTGTCAAGTTTGTATAGCTAAGCCTGGTGATGAAAGGCTAAGTGGATGGATTTTACCAATTTGGGTTTACAGCACTAGGCCAGGTAGAGGTGGATGGGATGGGGGACATTGTAAATTACTGTTTGATTACCCTGTTTTTTAGGTTTTCTACA
Above is a window of Malus sylvestris chromosome 15, drMalSylv7.2, whole genome shotgun sequence DNA encoding:
- the LOC126604217 gene encoding zinc finger protein GAI-ASSOCIATED FACTOR 1-like; protein product: MPTDLDNSPTASGEASVSSSGNQTAPPKPATKKKRNLPGMPDPDAEVIALSPKTLLATNRFVCEICSKGFQRDQNLQLHRRGHNLPWKLRQRSSKEVKKRVYVCPEASCVHHDPSRALGDLTGIKKHFCRKHGEKKWKCDKCSKKYAVQSDWKAHSKICGTREYKCDCGTLFSRRDSFITHRAFCDALAEESARVPTTTSATAAATTAVATAVNLNSESDPRAQSVNSPPQPLPSPPPPAAAPPQPTTSSVPSQSAGVLSSSPPTQSPVRELPENPTQVVEAVPAVAGRKGNCSSSTSSNGSTSSGVFASLFASSTTSSSLQPPQQPAFTDLIRAMGHPDQSTNLAPSSSMEPISLGLSTSHGSSIFESAGQERRQYAPPPQPAMSATALLQKAAQMGAAATNASLLRGFGIMSSSTSSTQQESMQWNQRPAEPDNVSVAAGLGLGLPCDGGSGWKELMMGSPPMFGPKQTTLDLLGLGMAAGNNPSSGLSALITSIGGGLDVAAAAASYGGGEYSGKDLARSS